Proteins found in one Limnobaculum xujianqingii genomic segment:
- a CDS encoding bacteriocin immunity protein, translating to MDKKTISDYTESEFLDFVRKICDADYESESEQTKAVIEFEQLSEHPDKSDLIFYPNDGREDSPEGIVKEVKEWRAANNKPGFKKA from the coding sequence ATGGATAAAAAAACTATTTCTGATTATACCGAAAGTGAATTCTTAGATTTTGTCCGTAAAATATGTGATGCTGATTATGAATCAGAATCTGAACAAACAAAAGCTGTCATAGAATTTGAACAATTGTCAGAGCATCCAGATAAAAGTGATCTTATATTTTATCCAAATGATGGTAGAGAGGACAGTCCAGAAGGTATTGTTAAAGAAGTAAAAGAATGGCGAGCAGCCAACAATAAGCCAGGATTTAAAAAGGCCTAA
- a CDS encoding bacteriocin immunity protein, whose protein sequence is MKLKNSITDYTEYEFIECMKEIFKENAAPTDEKLDILLEHFERITAHPEGADLIYYAPSDADSTPEAITKIIKQWRSSQGLPNFKDSN, encoded by the coding sequence ATGAAACTAAAAAATTCTATTACAGATTACACAGAATATGAATTCATTGAATGTATGAAGGAAATTTTTAAAGAAAATGCAGCACCAACAGACGAAAAGTTAGATATATTATTGGAACATTTTGAACGTATTACGGCTCATCCCGAAGGAGCCGATTTAATTTACTATGCCCCATCAGATGCTGATAGTACTCCGGAAGCAATCACTAAAATAATTAAACAATGGCGCTCTTCGCAAGGGTTACCCAACTTCAAAGACTCTAACTAA